One Mangifera indica cultivar Alphonso unplaced genomic scaffold, CATAS_Mindica_2.1 Un_0045, whole genome shotgun sequence genomic window, TTGTTTAGGctagaaaattaaagaaatgtttatatatatatatatatatatatatatatataaaatacaatacaataatactttatatacaAACGATTCGATacttatagatataaataaattgaaatatcattatgtaattgaataattttaaattaatgataaaataaacaataaatattactcatctaaataactatatatactcCTTTTTccaacttaaaataaaaaatgacttcTAAAAGATTCCAGATTGAAAGAGAGAACTCTTtgtaattataagattaatcaaCCCTATTGTTATTTGTTCCTGGGTCTCTCTAACTTGAAAAAACTAGTTTAAAGAAAATGACTTTTCCTTGCACTTTCCCTTTTTCTAAAGATATGAGATAACCCAATAATCTCCCTACAGACTATTGGTTGATCTAAAATCAGAGTTAGATTTGATCCAAATTACTCAAACTCAAAATGAATGAGTTGACTTCAAATTAAAGATTAGACGTATTTAAATAAACAAGTTCAAACCTCTGTttattaatctcaaattaattctttttaatttaagttgacTTTAAATTGAACTTTGTTTGGATTCGTtctatatcaaaattttagtaaaatgacatattatttaaatatataattaaatttttaaaactagatatatataattttactgtcGCACGAAAGATTCTTAGTAAAATGAGAAAGAGAACAAGTAAAGGTAATAAATTAGCCTTTCATAATTTCTTACATGGAAATTTGAAGACTTACTTTACGACCACTAAGTAGCTTTTTTGAGCCATGGAATTCTTATCTTTGAAGTAATCTCTATGAATCATCTGTGCGCATGCTTTACATTGATAGATAGTGTCGTAAGAGACAATTACTTGTAAAAGAGATCGAAGATGTGATTGATGTAGGCACATTAATTTATTCGACctttattaaatcaattttgttataattattttatttctacacatataattaagagtttaactataatattattaaccaaCCATTACATCACAACTTCCCAGTAAACGTTGCAATTAATGGgcgtaaataaattaatatattacttggtagttttgtaatttaattatttattttatttttaattcaaaatatagtaacacattagtttgtattttttaatattcaatcgtttatatataaaattttaattgtagaTATTAATAAGTACGATTAAACTGAtgtatttatcatataattagataatcaaattatttaattattttatctataatttaaaaccaTACAATTATTTGATGAAATGTTTATCATGACATTATCAATCTTACTAATTATGGGTAAATATGATTAGTACATTGAGGGAAAATATACACTTAACGGAGATTATCAACTTAATAACATTAGAGATCATGGTACATATTGTAATTTGCGTCAAAATAAAGCTGATCCTTTGATGTTTTAGCTTGATCGTAGGTGAAgtcagaaataaaatttaacactgtcaaaattgaataacaataaaatataaaaaaagattgataaaaaaaattaaatttaagagaatcagtgaaaattttaaatattttattaatgtatttcatatattatattaaaaagtttccAAATTAAGAGATGAATTGATCATTTCAATGCTCTTTCAAGTGAGCTcatcaactctctctctctttgtatATTTGCACCCGGTAGAAGACACTTTTCCTTctagtaataaaatatcatgAAACTtctgaattaattaaaattctaaattaattttctcttgTAATCGGCAGTAAAATTGATGAATTGATCATACATTAGCATATTAATTCTTCTAGGTGCCATGCATGCATGGAACTTTCTCCTCAAATCATCCAATTTGTGGGTTGTGTTCTTGCATGAAATTTAATACAGGAACTTCCAGAGCACCAACGCAGCGATGCAGTGAGTTCAATGGTGTATGAAGCCAATGCAAGAGTGAGAGATCCAGTGTACGGTTGCGTTGGAGCAATTTCTTGTTTGCAGCAACAGATCGACTCCCTGCAAACTCAACTGGCGCTTGCTCAAGCTGAAGTCGTGCAAATGAGAATGTGGCAATTTGCTTCGGAAGCCGCCAACGCTGCTGCTGTTGTTTCTTCCCCGGCAGCCAAGTCCTTCTTCTCCATGGACATGCATGTCGATCAACCAGATATTAATGGAGGGCCTTTATGGTCatgctaattaattaattgccCTCGCTAGGATCAATGGTGGCTTGCATGTGCTTTATTGTCTtcctttcttttgtttctttaatttcgtttttcacatctttaattatatatatagctatAGCTATATGTTGACCACtgagagatgatgatgatgatgatgatgatcctTGACcttattgtaaataattaattaaatcttaatatatagttatatgtTTATATGAGTTATCAATTTatcatatacaaatttataatgcATGAATTGAAGCAAATAGGTTGATTATGGTTAGGGGTGGGATCAATATGAGATAAGCTGAATTGAGCTTGGAGTTGACTCCAGCTAAGATCAAAGTTTCAAGCTAGAGCATAATATCACCAAAAGGTTATTGACGGAGTGAGAGGTGTCGTTGGAgggtgaataatattattaaaagataaataatatcactagATGAATAAATGAGTTGATTTTAGATCTAACTGGAGCTCAAATTTGAAATCCAGTGTTTGAATTGAGTCGTGGCTTAGATCAAATCCACTCCTAATTATGGTGTGATTAGACAATCACTTAGACTAAAGGCATAATTTACACGTGTCTTGTTGTCCAGTTAGTAGATAAGGGTCTTGCTTCCGGGCCTAAACTTATGAAGAATCACTTTAGAATTTCTCCTAGTTTTAATAATcctattaaaacttttttaaggaataagaatactagtatataaagatattattttcttaaataaatgatataataattcattaacaaattaatatattcattataacaaaaaagttgaagagatattaaaacaatattaactTTATTAGATGTAAATTTATTGCTACAACCAGACACCCTCATCATTTGACAAACTCTCCAATGACTGATCGCCTTCATGGACGTCCAAACCCGATTTAGACCAATCCCATGAGCTAGACGTCCTATATGGGTAAAGCTCTGACCAGTTTTGTGAATTGTCTATATGGGCATCCACCGAGTCCCGAGATAATTGGATATCCAAACCCGGTTTAGACCAGTCCCATGAGCTAGACATGTTATATGGGTAAAGCTCCGACCAGTTTTGTGAATTATCCAGACAGGCATCCATCGAGTCCCAAGACAAGTGAATATCTAAACTCGATTTAGACCAGTCCCATAAGCCAGACGTGTTATATGGGTAAAGCTCTGACCAGTTTTGTGAATTGTCTATATGGGCATCCACGGAGTCCCAAGACAACTCAGTGGAGTGATGAATTTGACTCATGCGTAAGTCTGCATGAGTGCTTGTAGTCTCTGCAGtggtggtgatggtggtggtggtgaggTTTGAAGTGGGTTGAATCGTTGGTGAATTGGTTGTTGCCGCTTGGATCCTCTCAATTAAACGAGGCATCCAAACGTAAAGCATGGCATCTCTAAATTGCTTACTGTTAACGTCACATTTGAGCTGCTTTGCTTGCTTTTGAACTCTTGTTCTCCAGTAGTTTTTTATCTCATTGTCTGTTCTTCCTGGCAAATGTTCAGCTATTTTTGACCACCTTCGATTTCAATCTCCAATTAGTATTAAAGTTCTTGGGGGAAAAATACTCAATTAGATCAAAAATACTGGAGTTAATATAAGATTAATAAACTACCTGTTTCCCAAGCGAGAGTGGAGTTGAAGAATCATTAGTTGTTCTTGAAGAGTGATGTTTCCCCTTCGAACATCTGGGCGCAAGTAATTTAACCACCTTAGCCTGCAGCTTTTTCCCGTTCGTTTTAGTCCTGTATACATACATCTCTGTTAGTGATCTCCTAAGAACATAAGCAAAAGAGAATACCAATTTCATTCTATTAGTAACCTAACCTGCACAGCGAGCTACAGAGTTCCAACGACCTTCACCATGAATTCTAACGTAATTCATAAGCAATGAATCCTCTTCAAGAGTCCATGGCCCTTTTCTCACCTCCACTTCTTCTTCACTTCGTTGATCGCAAGTTGAAGAACTAAAATCTCCCATGTGATCAGCTTCCATttctataatttgaatttaagaagaagaagaatagaaCGGGTATTTTGATTAAGATGAAAGTTACAAAATATGGATTCGCCCATGGCAAAGATTTGATACGAGAGGGGATTTATATAGATAGAGGTGTTAATAAAGTATAATCATATGttaataaaagtataaatagaGATGCTAATGAAATGTGATCATATGTGAGaggataatttaatttttgaaaatgttaggatgttaattcaaattttaggggtgctttttggaaattttaaacCTCTAATTCGCCCtgcaatagtttcaaaatttgatagTTGCACCCCAAAATTTAGCATCTGTTTTGCTTACAATTTTGCCAatcattcattaaaaaattacaaataaatctaGACTCAAGTGAGTTTAATTAGTTTGAATACTATAACactaatgatattattgatgatgcatcTAGAGCATGAGCACCAACACGTGAAAGTGGGTTAACCATAGGCTTAGcgaggaaaaaaattaagtaaaaatttattatatagaaTCACTTTGATCAAACAAAGGAAATGATAGAAAGTATATTTATTCAACAGGTAATCTGCAAATGCTGCAATTTATATTTGACATATGTTAGTATAGGTGGCATTGATCATCTTCGTTaacatattacaaaatattgtaaaaaaatttcacataagATAAGAGGTCAACAATAAATTACCTTCACTAGATCTTGATCCATTGGCAGCGCTAGTATAGCAGAAGGTCTGAGCAATTTTGGGCGCATTGGAGAAATCTTCAGTTGCATCCACGATCAAACTAAAATGTGAGATTATATGACCAAGTATGTTGTAGTTTCTAACCCATCATTCTCTTATACTAAAAATGAACATTTTAGAATTGATAATGCAAGATAGTATTTACCCCACCTTTAAAAGAATTCCTAGTTTTATCATTAGGTCAAATATAGTTAGGAATtatgaattaatcaaattaaaaattataagagaactttttaattttaatgatgttatttcAATTACTTTTAACTTATAGATTGCAACAAATCAGGACATAGGATACCTTTGCACAATTgtccattttattaattttgattgatagtTGTGCAAAAGGTAATTGTATTTAGATAATTAGAATATTCTCCGTAATGGTAttacaatttatcaaatattaactgatatcttttttaatgaatataaaattaatagttcaatttttttaattactttagataatgtgaaaaataatgatggagtaattgaattaatgttgaataatttatctGGTCCATTTTGTggaaaattatatcatattaggtgtacatatcatattataaatttaatagctCATGATTGTTTGAGCTTAGCTAAAGATCAAACATcaataattagatatatcatCACTTATATATCATCGCTTACATTTCATCATCCCTATCATGGATTTAAACATATCATAATTTCTATCTCTCAAAAGGGTTAAgacaaaaaaaagttaaaaattgatgttaaaactagatgaattcaatatatataccttattttgaaaacaaacaaagagTTTGAAGTAGCTATAACACATTTCTTCAATATCTAACAAAAGGATTatgaaaatcttgtttttttaattgattatgatTGAGAGATTATCATGACTCTAATAAATACGTTAAAGCCTTTGAAAACAGTCACAAACTAATATTCAAATGTGTACTATCTAactacatatttaattttatataatatgttagaaataagtaattttaaaaaaatatagttatcataatacttttgaaaaaatgtctagacaaataaaaaaaattggacacAAGTTTCTTTACTTTTTTCAACTACCACCGTTTTagattttaggataaaattattaagttaaaaattgtttagatgttataaataaaaatttaatacaaacaaACACTAACAGCATAGAtgatgttcaaatttttttatttaaaatgtatattatttatgaaaatagtaGAAAATGGCACAAACTTCTGAATCAGAGATAAGttcatataaaagaaaattatgtatatggttACTTTTATGCAAAAGTAAGTAACATGTGAGTCAAAGTGTAATTTTTtgtgagttttataattatattaatattaataattttcttgaaattattaaaCGATATGTTGATAATGACAAATTTGATGTTTTAGCATGatgaaaaacaaatcaagaaAGTTTTTCTGTGCTTTCTACCATGACATAAGATCTACTAATCCCTTTAGTGTGATATATtatagtattaaaattttttttagtgtaGGTGGATGCATGTTGGATAATAGACGATCGAACTTATACCTTAACATGGTTGAGACCATCATGTGTATAAAAGATTGAGTGAAAGTTgacttcaaattacaaaatcaggTCATAGaagatatatttgaagaattcaagaatcTGGACATTGAGGATGAATAGATAGTATATATATTgcacttatatttataattatatattatttaaatgaatagatttataatatttgtgaatatttttcatcatgtaaccatAGTATTCCTCTACTACAAATgaaagattatcaataaaaattttgagatacTGTTATCGGTTTTATTAActggaaaataatttttatttaattttatataataattaaacatagGCTAACTCGTTAAAAGTCTGACATGATTGTGTCGAGGGATTTTACATTTATACAAATGGGCCCGATACAAAAGATCCGTTATTATGTGGGTCTTGACCTAACATAACCCACAGACATGGTAGACCATATCAAAGTTGTAATGACACGTCCTAAAACGACCCGTTACCATATCTACATTTaggaaatttttaaaaatatctttaatataatattaaaaaaaaaagacataaatacaatttgattgtaaaaattaatggatgatTTTAACAGATAAAcagaaaattagtttttttcaaaTGTAACAGAGGACAAATCAAACTCTGGACTGTTATTGTCATCACATCAGATGCCACTAACTCAAAACTAATTGGAGCTAATCTTGGTGAATTGTCGGAAGATTTCCTGACCTTTTGATCTATGAAGGCCGCAGAGACCCAAACTTTTCCAATCAGATCAATAAAGAGTGCAGGGAGGATGAGGGTGACGCTCTATCCACAGAAGTCTCAAGAAACTTCCTAATGAATATTGTTCATCTAATTACACAATCAGTCATTAATAAACCAAAATTGTTTATAAGTCAAATGAAGTCTCATCTAGAACGATTCTTTGTATGGTAATATTCCTGGCCCCCCTAAAAGTAGGGAGTCGATGGAAGAAAGCCAGCAAGAGAACAAATTCTTTCTTTGAGACATatcttgttttttccttttgaaggATTACTTGCCAGTTTTCACAATATATTCCATTTGCCTCATATAATCTTATGTGGGTGCTGGGTTGGATTGTGATCAATTGATTAATgacagttttattattatagtttctAGATCGGTGTATACATATATGGATGATCTTgtcataaagaaaataatatccaattatatgataacatatcatttgtatatctaaattatatatcaaaattatatataaataatattgctCCTCTTTctaattaggccaaaagacttattcccactcaagatttggtgaaaacttaaacttatacccattaattttcaaaaactcaaatacataCTCTTCAgttaaaattcactattaaggttaaagataaaaatatcgtttagttaaaaatatttttaaaaactaatactttaTTATATTGTCTCTgttggtttaaaaatataataatttgtcctgtcaaaagtttaaaaagctATCATTTCCCCCCAAGGTttcattattttcctttcttctctgGCGATCATTCATTGCACGGATATATGCATCGGTTGATCTATGTGGATTGGTTGATGCATAGATTGGACGAACACAAATGCACATAGATTTGTGTTTGACCAATAATtcgtttttttaataattttatctaaatgatattttactcttaaccttAACAGTGTATTTTAATAGgatagtgaatatttgagttttttaaagttaatggatataagataaaaattacacgaaacttgggtaggaataagtcttttggcattCTAATTAAAATACACAGTTTGTGGTTTAGCCTTTGCATTTCTCCATGTTTAACCAAATTTTTACAGTCATTTGCTCTTTTTATCTACCTTGACTTCTCAGTatgtttatacatatttatatatatccgtaagattataaaatatatacatgaatGAAGGCACGTCACAGAATATATGAAACAATGGAAGATTCAAGTATTCCAATCAAATTATATCTTCTATGCGTTCCTTTCTCCTGACAAGCTGCCATTaataaagaacaaaatcatcaaatccaAGAAGCATCACATTCTTCAATGACACCATTTGCATTAATTTCATTCCTTAACAGCCTGTACCCAGTTGAAGTTACACATGTTTTTTTGAGGGTAGCTGTCACTATATATCTTTTACTTGAACATCATCATATATTTAATCCCTAAATTCAATTATCAACTCTTGAATCTATACCTGCGCCTAGCCACACCCACACCCACACGAAACTCTTTGAATATATTAATCCCCTTTTTTTCAACTATGAGATCGGCTCTGAgatttggccaaaagatttgtCAAGGGAAAAAATGTGATTCAAGTACCGTGTAGGAGGTAAATCGCCAATCAAATGAAGCGATGGaccatattatataattaatatgatatgacAGTGGTACTCTATGCAACAAAATACTTGTGGGAATAGTTCCGTATTCAGTGGAGAAAGAGGTGATAACTGGCTGTCTACAGGACTTGCAGGTTGTATCGGATCAAGCCCACAATGTAGTGACCCTTATGGATTGGACTGGCCTATAATATATAATGCCGGGTCGTATTGGGTTTTTATAAAGTTGACCCACAGACTTATTACGGGTCAAAAATATCGTAGATAAATGTAACATCCTCTCATGCAATATCTCATACCATCCTGTAACCCTGTTGACTCCCCCACAACCCATTACTCAACACACTTATTTGTAAAACTATAATAAGAAGCAAGATAAGTGATAAATATTTAGTAAGTAAGTGATATCTTAACACTTTGTAtacaacaaatttataattagtattttaactattttattaagtGATACTCTTAGATGTTTGTCTAACATTTTATATACCTATCTGATCTATTTTAGCGTTCTCATACTACTATTCCATCGATAGAGTCTTCTTAGATGACTATTGTTATAATTGAACGTATGACATCTCAAATGATATGTGAAAACATACAACATCTTACATATCTGTCATAAAAGTGCACATTACACAATGTCAGCAAGCTTAGGGCAATTGATACCTTAGACATTTGAGGAAATAAATCATAGTCCATCTCTTACTATGTCAATATAGCTACAAGACtattaacaatattaacatCCAAAAATGGCTCTTACTATTGACGTGTACGTGCATGCATCTCACTAATCatatgagaaataaaataatgcaaCTCTTCCTTACCATACACCCCTACATAATATATGAGTTGCTACGATGTCTTAGTATCGAGTGCATAACGCATCTCATTAGTATCTATATCTCTCAAACTGTCttattgttttcacatataACGTCATATTGCATACAATtgatatttgtgtacctaaattatatactaaaaatgtatacacacagtttattgtttaatgaaatatcataaaaaaagtAATGCTATATGAACAATTTTTGTACATAGATAATAacgtgtcatcatgtgattgaataaataaaaaataaaaataaaataacatctaatcatatgataatatatctttatttgtgtataaaattacacatacacataattttacttaaaaagaaaGGCCACTAAATACTATTTTTGTTATAGTGTTAGTTGAATCCAGAAAAATTTTTAGAGAAGGAGATGCAAAATTACTAACAAAGCAAGCTTCAGCTTGAACCAAGTCAAGTttgacctaaaatttttttcaattcaaactcaaatcatttAAGCCGAACAACTATCCGAGTGAAGGTGAACGAGTTTGGATATCTTACAAATATTTACAAAACCAGGATTGTAACCTAAAACCTACCAAGGGCGGTCCCTACCCAAAACCTACTCCATTTTGCATGATCTGTCAAATGTATGACTTTCTCCAATTTAGCTTAGCAATGTCCATACTATCTTTAAATAAGACCAGTTCCCACGCCCagaccaaaataataaaaaataaataaataaattgaaatttcaagcaGATAAGCATAACAAACATAtgttaatagataaataaaaatcaacagTATGTTAtcaaagattattaaaatagttaaaatattaaaattttaaaaaagaatatttgaattcaaacttctATTAGGCTtatcaaacattaatttaaattatttattttaaaatgtctAAGTTATCCATTTTATATTTAGATCCCGATTTCAATTCCTGTTCTTTGTAAAACGGAATCAAAATAGGTTTATtccggtttttttttttctcacccTCGAATTCAAGCTCAATCCTAgatgaaatcaaaatgaattttgacaatatccaaaaaaaattaatccaattATTTGAGCTTTCTTGCAGAACTATTACATTCTAATCATCACATGTAGAGATATATTGATTAGTTCATGATTAAGACacaatttcttaattattttgtgTTAAGGGAATTTTGCAATTTCTGTAATTTCAGGGACCGTTTTGTTAGTTAAAAATCAAAATGTCCTACCTGTAATTGTAACAAGGAAAAATTGGTATTTCAACGGGGTTCACAATAATTAAGTGGGGGGTTTTAGCGGCTGCACTAAAACGCGTTTTTCGGATGTCGTTTAAGTCACGGCTCACTTTATCGCCTCTCCGCCATTTTTACTCTTGCAaatcaacttcttcttcttctcgcGCCTCTGCTGTCATCACTCCAGCATCGTTCTGTTTGCGTGCATTCCACGCCTCAGCAGTCATGGTAAGCGTCCTATCATCGCCTTCCATTTCGCTTTGTCTGATCATAAATTCAACTTTTTACGCTGATGTgttttgaaattcttttgaATTCAATAGTCGGAACCTGAGAGGAAGATCCTCACTGAGGAAGAGCTCGAacgaaagaagaagaaagaggaaaaggTATCTGTTTTCTTTACAATATTTATacttatacttatttatgtatatgtaatgattttaattttatttaaaataattttgtttttgcagGCGAAGGAGAAGGAACTGAAGAAACTTAAGGCATTGGAAAAAGCAGAAAAAATGAaggtgattttttttatcttgattgtaattttttaatatattttgttgttgatgatgtaCTTGAATTAGCATTGCCTGTTAAGTTATATTGACGCTGGTATAATCTTTTCATGTTGCCAAAATGTGTTGTGAGTTGTCTCAAGTTATTGATTTGAGGAGCAAATTTGGATACAGGTCTCAGTAATGTAGCATTTTTCGTTGGGTAAAACTACTTGTAGTTGTATTGATTACTAATTTGGGTACTAATGATAATATGTCACCACATGATTGAATGATCTTGAATGTTTGCAGTTATAGtattgctttttttcttttattgaatgTTGATTGAATGTGGAAATATTGGTGATTTTGTAAATGTGAAGGAGCAACAGAAACAAGTGCAAGGCTCTTCGAAGAAGAGTGCAAAACGGAATGTGAAGCATGATGATAGTGAAGAGAATcctgatgattttgttgatccAGAGACTCCGCATGGTGAGAGAAAAAGGATGTCAAAGCTAATGGCCAAACAGTATAATCCAACCGCGGTTGAGAAGTCGTGAGTTTTAGATGgtgaaattaatttatcaatttgttAACTGAATGAGTTTGTTTATCAGTTTATGTTATGGGTGTCTTTTATATCTGAGTTTTGTCTAGATGGTATCCGTGGTGGGAGAAATCCAGCTTTTTTGTGGCAGATGTTAAAAGTTCCAAGCCACCATTCGTAATTGTAAGTTTTGAGCTTAATTTCTAGGAGATCATGACATTTTGCAGTTTATTACCTTTTTGATTGATGGATTACGCAAATAACTAAGCATTCACTGTGTGAAGTGGTACGTCTTCAAGTTTAGATGTTGTATGTTATTTTGTGGCTCCTAAAAGATAAgttggatgatgatgatgttagATGTAATATTAATTTGCTGGATAGCATCTTGTTCATGTGATGCAAATTCTTGCTAGTTATATGTGACCTTTTTTTAAAGTTTCTTTTTAATGATGGGACTTCATTCTGCAGGTTCTTCCACCTCCAAATGTGACTGGTGCTCTACACATAGGTCATGCCCTTACTACTGCTATACAGGTCTCTGAGTAATATATCGTTTACtgctttccttttattttgttttgtagtgTATATGTTTCTTACCTGTGTTTTTTACCTTACATAGGATACGATTATCCGTTGGAGGAGAATGTCTGGATATAATACTTTGTGGGTTCCTGGCATGGACCATGCTGGGATATCAACACAGGTCAGTTTTTTCTACCACTGGAATCGAACAATCTTGGATTAATGgctgaaaatttaatttattacttatgcATATATATGTTCACAGGTGTACTAAAAATGCAAAATTCTTTTGTAAAtgggtgttattttaatattgaaccTGGGATTTCTTCCCtaatcaatttttagaattacaTATGCAATGCAGTTCTATTACGTCTCTGTGCAGATTTTTGAGCACCATGTATTCTTGGGTCTTAAATTAAATCTAGGGAGCTGTAATGTTCCAGAAATAACAGCACAATCAACTATGATAGTCCAGTCCTTTTTTTAACCAGTTGTTATTATTGTTCTTCCATATTTGGTTGACTGGgcaagaaatattttttaagttcaaatacatattaatcTCTGACTAAAATATTTGGTTGCCATATGACAGGTGGTTGTGGAGAAGAAGCTAATGCGTGAACAGAAATTAACCAGGCATGACCTTGGTCGTGAGGCCTTTGTATCTGAGGTGAGTTTCTACTGTCAGAATTTGGTTTAAgcttattaataatacaatactCCATAATGTCcattacattttaattaattaattgcatttGTATTGGTTGATCTTGTGGTTAAAAGGTGTGGAAATGGAAGGACAAGTATGGGGGGACCATATTAGGACAGCTACGTCGTTTGGGTGCCTCTCTTGATTGGTCCCGAGAGGTAAAAGTTTGAATATCATGCTGTGCATGTTATTTCCATTTCATATATGTTGATGTATTT contains:
- the LOC123206689 gene encoding LOB domain-containing protein 4-like — protein: MKESGRKQGTLSPCAACKLLRRRCADCVFAPYFPADEPQKFASVHKVFGASNVNKMLQELPEHQRSDAVSSMVYEANARVRDPVYGCVGAISCLQQQIDSLQTQLALAQAEVVQMRMWQFASEAANAAAVVSSPAAKSFFSMDMHVDQPDINGGPLWSC
- the LOC123206687 gene encoding transcription factor JAMYB-like — translated: MEADHMGDFSSSTCDQRSEEEVEVRKGPWTLEEDSLLMNYVRIHGEGRWNSVARCAGLKRTGKSCRLRWLNYLRPDVRRGNITLQEQLMILQLHSRLGNRWSKIAEHLPGRTDNEIKNYWRTRVQKQAKQLKCDVNSKQFRDAMLYVWMPRLIERIQAATTNSPTIQPTSNLTTTTITTTAETTSTHADLRMSQIHHSTELSWDSVDAHIDNSQNWSELYPYNTSGLWDWSKSSLDIHLSWDSMDACLDNSQNWSELYPYNMSSSWDWSKPGLDIQLSRDSVDAHIDNSQNWSELYPYRTSSSWDWSKSGLDVHEGDQSLESLSNDEGVWL